In Synechococcus sp. CC9616, the following are encoded in one genomic region:
- a CDS encoding DUF6716 putative glycosyltransferase: MAPADKKRLAGRRISAVACFDSFAKTAMTLLSACRKEGAETTLHLLETPNRSLSRRQRLEIRRIDPRITIQQGRWDGFRKLADGMAGSIDVLYLGLDGQRSRDGLLQLKAVWGATSQRPVLVSAYPGILFRFALEGMLDRSGVDLLCLNSQQDLDTYRRGCAALGMDSSNAVLTGLPILWRVEKRKKEPEISSIVFFEQPSIPVHPLQRRYLCRQLKELALAKPETPIIFKPRTSSLERTLHRSHGEMASVIDRMSETIPNLQLSFKPSLRLLRHCGCAITVSSTAALESMAMGVSTKIVSDLGVTETLGNHFFAESGCIASFEEIGEDPFTPTHDKGWLNANGLQPQGLETFLSAVLDCLAQGVGPLQNNSIGPAAWGSTCWQSFAIKHGGRRMLSSGGARSSQLKRHQTRSLIRRIRDALVGFGWLSNLLRGR, from the coding sequence ATGGCGCCAGCAGACAAGAAGCGGCTGGCCGGTCGACGCATCTCAGCTGTCGCCTGTTTTGACTCCTTCGCCAAAACGGCGATGACGCTCCTATCGGCATGCCGCAAAGAAGGTGCTGAAACCACACTGCATCTGCTGGAAACTCCGAATCGATCCCTGTCTCGACGGCAACGGCTGGAGATCCGGCGCATCGATCCGCGGATCACGATTCAGCAGGGGCGCTGGGATGGCTTCCGAAAGCTGGCTGATGGCATGGCCGGATCGATCGACGTCTTGTATCTGGGACTGGATGGCCAGCGAAGTCGTGATGGCTTACTGCAGCTCAAGGCCGTTTGGGGAGCGACATCGCAACGTCCCGTCCTGGTCAGTGCCTACCCGGGCATCCTGTTCCGCTTCGCTCTGGAGGGAATGCTGGACCGCTCCGGCGTCGACCTGCTCTGTCTCAACAGCCAGCAGGATCTCGACACCTACAGGCGAGGCTGCGCTGCCCTCGGTATGGACAGCAGCAATGCGGTGCTGACGGGACTACCGATTCTCTGGAGGGTGGAGAAACGCAAGAAGGAGCCCGAGATCTCATCCATCGTGTTTTTCGAGCAACCCTCGATCCCCGTGCATCCCTTGCAACGCCGTTACCTCTGCAGACAACTCAAGGAACTGGCACTGGCAAAACCTGAGACCCCGATCATTTTCAAACCCCGCACCTCAAGCCTGGAACGAACCCTGCATCGCAGCCACGGCGAAATGGCCAGCGTGATCGATCGGATGTCAGAGACCATTCCCAATCTTCAGCTCAGTTTCAAACCGTCGCTACGCCTGCTGCGCCATTGCGGTTGTGCCATCACCGTCTCCTCCACAGCTGCGCTTGAATCGATGGCAATGGGGGTGAGCACAAAAATCGTCTCGGATCTTGGTGTCACCGAAACCCTCGGCAATCACTTTTTCGCCGAATCCGGCTGCATCGCCAGTTTTGAGGAGATTGGCGAGGACCCTTTCACCCCGACACATGACAAGGGGTGGCTGAACGCCAACGGCTTGCAGCCCCAAGGTCTGGAAACCTTTTTGTCGGCCGTGTTGGATTGCCTGGCGCAAGGCGTGGGGCCACTTCAAAACAACAGCATCGGACCTGCAGCCTGGGGCAGCACGTGCTGGCAGAGCTTCGCGATCAAGCACGGAGGCCGTCGCATGTTGAGCAGCGGCGGAGCACGATCCAGCCAGCTCAAACGGCACCAGACCCGTAGCCTGATCCGTCGAATCCGTGATGCTCTGGTGGGCTTCGGCTGGTTGTCCAACCTTTTGCGTGGGCGATGA
- a CDS encoding DUF6716 putative glycosyltransferase, translating to MTFVLISDGIDQQFACVQLANQLRGLGQTCLTVGRTKQTKSEVSNHLPVLGIDIELSAKELLGTPLLDKANAIGLFLKDTLEEQSFAKSYRALCQSIDAKPALLFGGAVSVDVGDLLISALSEREHLDLVLVPGERHVNEAQAMTRHWPDHLHRPAVVSAGLWFLPERPPIGSLSGGESGTGRTMPKTLVALVQRSIPTQVGGKTQLLRQLLSWAENSPEWNVIVTRDHGSTRQQPWIRKFNPEDWTFPANAAFAAPEQMLPLLANCAACITVSSPWALAPICWGRQSLVIGDFGVHTDQGTTAFFGSGLMHRLSAVRHLDDLMELPKVNQQWLDAIGWARHDGPDRLIRSLAEIGERRR from the coding sequence ATGACCTTTGTCCTGATCAGTGATGGCATTGACCAGCAGTTCGCCTGCGTTCAACTGGCCAACCAGCTCAGAGGGCTGGGCCAGACATGCCTCACGGTCGGTCGAACCAAACAGACGAAATCGGAGGTTTCGAATCACCTTCCAGTTTTGGGCATCGACATCGAGCTCAGTGCCAAGGAGCTGCTCGGGACTCCCTTGCTTGACAAGGCGAATGCGATTGGGCTGTTTCTCAAAGACACTCTGGAGGAACAGAGTTTTGCAAAAAGTTATCGCGCCCTCTGTCAGAGCATTGATGCCAAGCCAGCACTGCTGTTCGGTGGAGCGGTCAGTGTTGATGTTGGTGATCTTCTGATCTCAGCGCTGTCTGAACGCGAGCACCTGGATCTCGTCTTGGTCCCGGGTGAACGACACGTAAATGAGGCACAGGCGATGACTCGCCACTGGCCTGACCATCTCCACCGGCCGGCCGTCGTCAGTGCAGGGCTCTGGTTTCTGCCCGAGCGTCCACCGATCGGAAGTCTCAGTGGCGGCGAGAGTGGGACTGGCAGAACCATGCCGAAAACCCTGGTGGCACTGGTCCAGAGATCGATCCCCACCCAGGTTGGCGGCAAAACCCAGCTGCTTCGGCAACTGCTGAGCTGGGCCGAGAACTCACCGGAATGGAACGTGATCGTGACACGCGATCACGGCTCCACACGGCAGCAGCCATGGATCCGAAAATTCAATCCTGAGGACTGGACCTTTCCAGCCAACGCAGCGTTCGCAGCACCTGAACAGATGCTGCCTCTCCTGGCGAACTGCGCCGCCTGCATCACAGTGAGCTCTCCATGGGCTCTGGCACCGATCTGTTGGGGGCGCCAAAGTCTCGTGATCGGAGACTTCGGCGTCCACACCGATCAAGGCACCACCGCCTTCTTCGGCAGTGGCCTGATGCATCGGCTCTCGGCCGTGCGCCACCTCGACGACCTGATGGAGCTGCCAAAAGTCAATCAACAGTGGCTGGACGCGATCGGGTGGGCTCGACACGATGGACCTGATCGGCTGATCCGTTCTTTGGCGGAGATCGGGGAGCGGCGTCGATGA
- a CDS encoding DUF6716 putative glycosyltransferase — translation MSDFRILLIGDSDSQLLACEALCQSPSFQGVDVTINVIPREGTPDVILSRIGRLSRLWRHDMGKLLTHPELQGFDAIGVYLTGSKISDFRIALDLLPESKRPLLFCGFNGVVLEKFLEGMSWRLGYDLISLSGPRDREAMERMIQHTPYEQQRSVLVGLRRNGPLEREWSAQAERPRQFLFAEQVVMPSSQEDRAEMVRILADLARRSPDWQVLIKPRIAPGESTFHALDAHISETLRQSIGQPPENLKIDYRPMPELLRSSRLMATVSSTAFFDALDFGCRPLVMADFGINPRYGSHVFAGSGVWYSLKDVVDLDALDQEHPDPDQQWLSWMGYGDGFHPEDLVEALSDLKNKPRQRLKNKSGYLTNANLSFTQLRRNAETAIQARNWEEAASLLMLGTLLRPTHRNVARRLAAVRQLNPVSRALLLLLTYRDVG, via the coding sequence ATGAGCGACTTCAGGATCCTGCTGATCGGTGACAGCGATAGCCAGTTGCTGGCCTGCGAAGCGTTGTGCCAGTCGCCGTCGTTTCAAGGCGTTGACGTCACCATCAACGTGATCCCGAGAGAAGGAACGCCTGATGTGATCCTGTCCCGCATCGGCAGGCTTAGCAGGCTCTGGCGTCATGACATGGGAAAACTGCTCACCCATCCGGAACTCCAGGGCTTTGATGCCATTGGCGTTTACCTGACAGGCAGCAAAATCAGCGATTTCCGAATTGCCCTCGACCTGCTGCCTGAGAGCAAGAGGCCGTTGCTGTTCTGCGGATTCAATGGGGTCGTGCTCGAGAAATTTCTCGAAGGCATGAGCTGGCGGCTCGGCTACGACCTGATCAGTCTCAGCGGTCCCAGAGACCGTGAGGCGATGGAACGCATGATTCAGCACACGCCGTACGAGCAGCAACGCAGCGTGCTGGTAGGCCTGCGCCGCAACGGGCCCCTTGAGCGTGAATGGTCAGCCCAGGCAGAGCGACCCAGGCAGTTTCTGTTCGCCGAGCAGGTGGTGATGCCCTCGAGTCAGGAGGACCGTGCAGAAATGGTCAGGATCCTTGCAGATTTGGCCCGCCGCTCCCCGGACTGGCAGGTGTTGATCAAGCCGCGCATCGCTCCAGGGGAATCTACATTCCACGCGTTGGACGCTCACATCAGCGAAACCCTGAGGCAGAGCATTGGACAGCCTCCGGAAAATCTGAAAATCGATTACCGGCCGATGCCGGAGCTTTTAAGGAGCTCAAGATTGATGGCAACGGTGTCTTCAACAGCGTTCTTCGATGCCCTCGACTTCGGCTGCAGACCGTTGGTGATGGCTGATTTCGGCATCAACCCTCGCTATGGCAGCCATGTCTTCGCTGGAAGCGGCGTTTGGTACTCCCTCAAGGATGTGGTGGATCTCGATGCCCTCGACCAAGAGCATCCCGATCCGGATCAGCAATGGCTGAGCTGGATGGGATACGGAGATGGCTTCCATCCCGAAGACCTGGTTGAAGCCTTAAGCGACCTGAAGAACAAGCCAAGGCAGCGCTTAAAGAACAAATCCGGCTACCTCACCAATGCCAATCTCAGCTTCACCCAACTCAGGAGAAACGCAGAAACAGCCATCCAAGCCCGCAACTGGGAGGAAGCCGCGAGCCTGCTGATGCTGGGAACCTTGCTTCGCCCCACCCATCGGAACGTCGCCAGACGACTCGCCGCTGTTCGACAGCTCAACCCAGTTTCAAGAGCTCTACTCCTGCTTCTGACTTACAGGGATGTGGGGTAA
- a CDS encoding N-acetylneuraminate synthase family protein, with the protein MKGIQIERNFTQFVVFAEDSILSALSKITANQSRLIFVVSEAGILQGVLTDGDFRRWIATCGEIDLNQPVTAAMNPDCKSAAEGTSAAELATVLTSRIIALPLLDNHGRIVAVAIQATDGLQIGNRKIGLGEPSFVIAEIGNNHNGKLEIALQLIDAAHAAGVDCAKFQMRDMSRLYGNAGKSDDLASDLGTQYTLDLLERFQLTDDELFQCFDYAAERGLIPLCTPWDETSLDKLNRWGMEAFKVASADFTNHALISQLAATGKPLICSTGMANELEIRSGIKHLQQEGATYVLLHCNSTYPTPFKDVNLRYLDRLRELAEAPVGYSGHERGIEVPIAAVALGASVVEKHITLDRSMEGNDHKVSLLPDEFAQMMQGIRRVEESMGKGGERSISQGEMMNREVLAKSLVAACDIPAGTEITESMIRIQSPGQGLQPNRLPELIGRRLPVSKAQGDVFFPSDLDTPAAEPKRYQFAQPFGLPVRYHDIKTFSQSSNLDLVEIHLSYKDLEVDLEQVLPERQNIGLVIHAPELFAGDHTLDLCTADQDYRDHSVMELQRVINISRDLRRRFNCPEPVLLVTNVGGFSEHRHLDRSEKLPLHERLIQSLIELKTEGEVEIIPQTMPPFPWHFGGQRFHNLFVDSEFIANFCKEQSMRVCLDVSHSKLACNYLHAPFREFLNSILPFTAHLHLADAKDVDGEGLQIQDGEIDWVQLFELIHLHCPSASFIPEIWQGHKNAGEGAWLALERLELSARRSQSVSLAR; encoded by the coding sequence GTGAAGGGTATTCAGATCGAGAGGAACTTCACGCAGTTCGTTGTTTTCGCGGAAGACAGCATCCTGTCTGCCCTGAGCAAGATCACGGCCAATCAGTCCCGACTGATCTTCGTGGTCTCAGAAGCTGGGATCCTTCAGGGCGTTCTGACGGACGGTGATTTCAGACGCTGGATCGCCACATGCGGTGAGATTGATCTGAACCAACCCGTCACCGCTGCGATGAATCCGGACTGCAAAAGTGCAGCGGAGGGAACATCAGCAGCCGAGCTGGCAACCGTTCTGACCTCCAGGATCATTGCCCTGCCTCTGCTCGATAACCATGGGCGGATCGTGGCCGTTGCCATACAAGCCACCGATGGACTCCAGATCGGCAATCGGAAAATCGGTTTGGGAGAGCCGAGTTTTGTGATTGCGGAAATCGGCAATAACCATAACGGCAAGCTTGAGATCGCACTGCAACTGATCGATGCTGCTCACGCAGCCGGCGTTGATTGCGCCAAGTTCCAGATGCGGGACATGAGCCGTCTGTATGGCAATGCCGGCAAGAGCGACGATCTCGCATCCGACCTCGGAACGCAATACACCCTTGATTTGCTGGAGCGGTTTCAACTCACGGACGACGAGTTGTTCCAGTGCTTTGACTACGCAGCTGAACGGGGCCTCATTCCCCTCTGTACCCCCTGGGATGAGACCAGCCTCGACAAGCTCAATCGCTGGGGGATGGAAGCCTTCAAAGTTGCGTCCGCTGATTTCACCAACCACGCCCTGATCAGCCAACTTGCGGCGACGGGCAAGCCATTGATCTGCTCGACCGGGATGGCCAACGAGCTTGAGATCCGTTCGGGAATCAAGCATCTCCAACAAGAGGGAGCCACCTACGTGCTGCTCCACTGCAACTCCACGTACCCAACGCCTTTCAAGGACGTCAACCTTCGCTACCTCGATCGGTTACGCGAATTAGCAGAAGCCCCTGTGGGCTACTCCGGTCACGAGAGGGGTATTGAAGTTCCAATCGCAGCCGTTGCCTTGGGCGCATCGGTGGTTGAAAAACACATCACTCTCGACCGGAGCATGGAGGGGAACGATCACAAAGTGAGCCTGCTACCCGACGAGTTCGCTCAGATGATGCAGGGAATTCGCCGCGTGGAGGAATCCATGGGCAAGGGTGGAGAGCGAAGCATCAGCCAGGGCGAAATGATGAATCGCGAGGTTCTGGCCAAGAGCCTTGTCGCCGCCTGCGACATCCCCGCCGGCACGGAGATCACAGAATCCATGATCCGGATTCAAAGTCCTGGCCAAGGCTTGCAGCCAAACCGTCTTCCGGAACTGATTGGTCGCCGCTTACCTGTGAGCAAAGCTCAAGGTGACGTCTTCTTCCCATCCGATCTCGACACACCAGCCGCTGAACCAAAGCGTTACCAATTTGCTCAGCCATTTGGTTTACCAGTTCGTTATCACGACATCAAAACCTTTTCCCAGTCCAGTAATCTTGACTTGGTTGAGATTCATCTCAGCTACAAAGATCTGGAGGTAGATCTCGAACAAGTATTGCCGGAACGTCAGAACATTGGCCTGGTGATTCACGCGCCCGAACTGTTCGCTGGCGACCATACTCTCGATCTCTGTACGGCCGATCAGGACTACAGAGATCACTCCGTAATGGAGCTGCAGCGCGTCATCAACATCTCCAGAGATCTTCGTAGACGTTTCAACTGCCCTGAACCCGTTTTACTTGTCACCAATGTGGGTGGTTTTTCTGAACATCGTCATCTCGACCGATCCGAAAAGCTGCCACTGCATGAACGTTTGATTCAAAGCCTGATCGAACTCAAGACGGAAGGTGAAGTTGAGATTATCCCTCAAACAATGCCACCATTCCCCTGGCATTTCGGTGGGCAGCGATTCCACAATCTTTTTGTAGACAGCGAATTTATCGCCAATTTTTGCAAGGAGCAATCGATGAGGGTTTGCCTGGATGTATCCCATTCCAAACTCGCCTGCAATTATCTCCACGCACCATTCCGAGAATTTCTAAATTCGATCCTTCCATTCACAGCCCATCTCCATCTTGCTGATGCGAAGGATGTGGATGGTGAAGGATTACAGATTCAGGATGGCGAGATCGACTGGGTTCAGTTATTTGAACTGATTCACCTTCACTGCCCCTCCGCATCATTCATTCCAGAAATCTGGCAAGGCCACAAGAATGCTGGAGAAGGAGCCTGGCTGGCCCTCGAACGCCTTGAGCTGAGTGCCCGCAGGTCGCAATCTGTGTCTTTGGCGCGTTGA
- a CDS encoding sulfotransferase family protein, producing MSGSRHFIHIKEHDLLYGRVPKVANSSIKAVLCRLLKQKPIKSIKTTSDRFWRDCTYDQTELLTPNQARKLRSSHFSFSFVRNPFDRLVAAYNNKVIEIDEPPLPMRRMGISHNISFEDFLGILTETPIDNYDVHLMPQHHILRSGERLVPKFIGRMEQMNDHWTILRKRLLKRGIRLAKALPEKNVRRSGDRHLDPYFNSSRLIDKFLEIYGQDVDLFYSDVSIETLIANTSLPPIRPLKPKEARTKEPLNS from the coding sequence ATGTCGGGATCACGTCACTTTATTCACATCAAAGAACACGATTTACTCTACGGAAGGGTGCCCAAGGTCGCCAACTCTTCAATCAAGGCTGTCTTATGCAGGCTGCTAAAACAAAAACCAATTAAATCGATCAAAACAACATCCGATCGATTCTGGCGCGATTGCACATATGATCAAACCGAGCTGCTCACACCCAATCAAGCCAGAAAACTAAGAAGCAGTCATTTCAGCTTCAGCTTTGTTCGCAACCCCTTCGATCGCCTCGTTGCTGCCTACAACAACAAAGTGATCGAAATCGATGAGCCTCCCTTACCAATGCGACGCATGGGCATTTCACACAACATATCGTTTGAAGACTTTCTTGGAATCCTAACGGAAACACCAATCGACAACTACGATGTTCACTTGATGCCTCAACACCACATCCTGCGGTCGGGCGAACGCCTGGTTCCAAAATTCATTGGAAGGATGGAACAAATGAATGATCACTGGACCATCCTTCGCAAACGCTTGCTGAAACGCGGTATTCGCCTTGCCAAAGCCTTGCCAGAGAAGAACGTGAGGCGAAGTGGTGACCGTCATCTGGATCCCTATTTCAACAGCTCGAGATTGATCGATAAATTTCTTGAGATTTATGGTCAGGATGTCGACCTTTTCTATTCCGATGTCTCAATTGAAACCCTCATCGCCAACACCTCCCTGCCACCAATTCGACCTTTGAAGCCAAAAGAGGCCCGCACAAAGGAGCCTTTAAACTCCTAA
- a CDS encoding sulfotransferase domain-containing protein has protein sequence MELLKPISSRARSLRLQYRLRDSLAGKHDHLAKRYDDCLPNFIIIGAAKSATTSLAKVLTKHPDIHFSSAKEPKFFGRNYLRGWDWYAHFFEAGHDQLLRGEASTMYSSSGQEFQLTPQLIHHHLGVIKLIYLVRHPLKRIVSQWRHYRGKHPECPEFHDILRNRSMRKRIVDTSLYHQQLRRYLDVFPADMIHCMMYEDFISRPKKTLSSMFSFLGIKPRLGKILKKGKIPTRNVAGSKGRNLIEVPEYSSRLKSDLIDVVRPDAELMLQHMGRPLDSWDWSL, from the coding sequence ATGGAGCTGCTAAAACCAATCAGCTCTCGTGCTCGATCACTGCGCTTGCAATACAGGCTCAGAGACAGTCTTGCCGGAAAGCACGACCACCTCGCAAAACGCTACGACGACTGCCTACCCAACTTTATTATTATTGGCGCTGCAAAATCAGCAACAACAAGCCTGGCAAAGGTACTTACAAAACATCCAGATATTCACTTCAGTAGCGCGAAAGAACCAAAATTTTTCGGGCGAAATTATCTCAGAGGCTGGGATTGGTATGCACACTTTTTCGAAGCAGGTCATGACCAACTGCTTCGTGGAGAGGCCAGTACAATGTATTCATCAAGTGGACAAGAGTTTCAGCTCACTCCCCAACTCATCCATCACCACCTTGGTGTTATTAAATTAATTTACCTTGTTCGCCATCCATTAAAAAGAATTGTCTCTCAATGGCGCCACTATCGAGGCAAACATCCTGAGTGCCCTGAATTCCACGACATTCTGCGCAATCGATCCATGCGAAAACGAATTGTCGACACCTCCCTATACCACCAACAGCTTAGGCGCTACCTGGATGTTTTCCCTGCAGACATGATTCACTGCATGATGTATGAAGACTTCATCAGCAGACCCAAGAAGACACTCTCAAGCATGTTTTCATTCTTAGGGATTAAACCAAGGCTCGGGAAAATCCTTAAAAAGGGCAAGATTCCAACGCGGAATGTGGCAGGAAGCAAAGGTCGCAATTTGATTGAAGTTCCAGAGTACTCATCTCGCCTCAAAAGTGATCTGATCGACGTTGTTCGGCCTGATGCAGAGTTGATGCTGCAACATATGGGTCGACCGTTGGACTCCTGGGATTGGTCGCTCTAA
- a CDS encoding sulfotransferase family protein, which yields MSSQLHFILFNQLPLIYGRVPKVANTSIKAALHRLLQQAPEQGARSTTDAFWSKSTHGETRLISPGEARSLRGSHFSFSFVRNPFDRLVSAYNNKVLELEDVTGPMHAMGLRHDMPFAEFLHRVVKTPDDQMDVHLLPQASILCIDGKLIPSFVGQMEQMQSHWESLQRRLNRERLPMLGTIPSKNVRRGDQRDDLRELFSDPGLVRLVEDRYSNDISTFYAGSSVKQLISGEPLAPDAPIEDMAACQVF from the coding sequence ATGAGCAGCCAGCTCCACTTCATTCTGTTCAATCAGCTGCCTCTGATCTATGGCCGGGTGCCCAAAGTCGCCAACACGTCCATCAAAGCAGCTCTTCATCGCTTGCTTCAGCAAGCCCCAGAACAGGGAGCACGCTCCACCACTGACGCCTTCTGGAGCAAAAGCACCCATGGTGAAACACGTTTAATTTCCCCCGGAGAAGCACGATCGCTGCGCGGATCCCACTTCAGCTTCAGTTTTGTGCGCAATCCATTCGACAGATTGGTGTCCGCCTACAACAACAAAGTGTTGGAGCTTGAGGATGTCACTGGCCCCATGCATGCCATGGGCTTGCGTCATGACATGCCCTTCGCAGAGTTTTTGCATCGGGTCGTGAAGACCCCGGATGATCAGATGGATGTGCACCTTCTTCCTCAGGCCAGCATTCTTTGCATCGATGGCAAGCTGATTCCCTCATTTGTGGGCCAGATGGAGCAGATGCAAAGCCACTGGGAGTCTTTGCAACGTCGGCTCAACCGCGAAAGGCTGCCAATGTTGGGCACGATTCCAAGCAAAAATGTCAGACGAGGTGATCAACGTGATGACCTTCGCGAGCTGTTCTCAGACCCTGGACTTGTTCGCCTGGTGGAAGACCGCTATAGCAATGATATTTCCACCTTTTATGCAGGAAGCAGTGTGAAGCAATTGATCTCTGGCGAGCCGTTGGCGCCCGATGCGCCGATCGAAGACATGGCTGCCTGCCAAGTATTTTAA
- a CDS encoding DUF3303 domain-containing protein: MQHYLIVWTFPTVESSWSSCPGFADYINAGCPGDRFEGFELVYRVCEPISGSGVAIAKASDIGKVWTHLGPWIQGFGIQFEVNAVVSDSEFAALWPGVQAAAAVD, translated from the coding sequence ATGCAGCACTACTTGATTGTTTGGACGTTCCCTACGGTTGAAAGTTCTTGGTCGTCCTGCCCTGGATTCGCCGATTACATCAATGCCGGCTGCCCAGGTGACCGGTTCGAAGGGTTTGAGTTGGTTTATCGCGTTTGTGAGCCAATTAGTGGCAGTGGAGTGGCAATTGCCAAGGCCAGTGATATTGGCAAGGTTTGGACACATCTTGGCCCCTGGATTCAGGGTTTTGGTATCCAGTTTGAGGTGAACGCGGTTGTCTCCGATTCTGAATTCGCTGCACTGTGGCCAGGTGTTCAAGCTGCTGCTGCCGTTGACTGA
- a CDS encoding alpha/beta fold hydrolase: MDWQPCQSGAPAKLGFECARLLRPLRHNKLDGPQIEIAVYRLPASGTADQRLGALFFNPGGPGQPGGSSANNAFLIPQELRQAFDFVTWDPRGLGASTPSLTGCNVGPVRRPATGPVDWQQVLNQRRQELGDANRACIKTHRELVTAMGTVENVHDLDALRVALGDTKLTYWGVSYGTVIGSTYAALYSDKIRALVLDGSVDPWIDLFGLSESSVAPDDATRFFLALYPDLAPKLARVLDRLELSPITLQNGGSYTRWDVLDPLQNFVTLPDMISGPFARTLIETVDRALFGTSTEQIAAIKRLEHPLLRSPEIDRNAGAGFAAVTCQDFPQRVPVKRQQQQLKRILVQAPVHGGSLGANFLALCSGYENLPTLNPIPRAPFPEADVPGLIVGSSWDGSTPWVWSTAMARAFPAMRTVQTVGSQHGTVIGVQSSCVRSVVSKYLLSAEVPRLDVTCPYEPPKVEQEFP, from the coding sequence TTGGATTGGCAGCCCTGTCAATCGGGAGCTCCCGCAAAGCTTGGTTTCGAGTGCGCCCGTTTGTTGCGTCCTTTGCGTCACAACAAGCTCGATGGTCCGCAGATTGAAATTGCGGTGTATCGACTTCCGGCGAGCGGAACGGCTGATCAAAGGTTGGGAGCCCTGTTCTTCAACCCCGGTGGACCTGGCCAGCCAGGGGGCTCTAGTGCAAATAATGCTTTTTTGATTCCACAAGAGTTACGTCAGGCATTTGATTTTGTGACCTGGGATCCTCGTGGACTTGGTGCGTCGACGCCGAGTCTCACCGGTTGCAACGTTGGTCCTGTCAGGCGGCCGGCGACTGGGCCAGTGGACTGGCAGCAGGTGCTGAACCAGAGGCGGCAGGAATTAGGAGATGCCAATCGGGCCTGCATTAAGACCCATCGCGAGCTCGTGACAGCGATGGGAACGGTTGAGAACGTTCATGATTTAGACGCTTTACGTGTAGCGCTTGGTGACACGAAGCTCACGTACTGGGGGGTCTCCTACGGAACGGTGATCGGCTCAACCTACGCAGCTCTTTACTCAGACAAGATTCGCGCTCTGGTGCTGGATGGAAGTGTCGATCCCTGGATCGATCTCTTCGGCTTGAGTGAGTCATCAGTGGCACCGGATGACGCCACCAGATTTTTTCTTGCTCTCTATCCAGATCTGGCTCCCAAACTTGCCCGTGTGCTCGATCGTCTGGAATTGAGCCCAATCACCCTGCAGAACGGTGGTTCATACACACGTTGGGATGTTCTGGATCCTCTGCAGAACTTCGTCACCCTGCCAGACATGATTTCAGGGCCCTTCGCACGCACTCTGATTGAGACAGTTGATCGGGCGCTGTTCGGTACATCAACAGAACAAATAGCTGCAATCAAGAGGCTGGAGCACCCGTTATTGCGTTCTCCAGAGATCGATAGGAATGCTGGCGCAGGATTTGCGGCTGTGACTTGTCAGGACTTTCCGCAGCGTGTTCCCGTCAAGCGTCAACAGCAGCAGCTCAAACGGATCCTTGTGCAGGCACCGGTTCATGGAGGTTCTTTAGGCGCTAATTTTCTGGCGCTTTGCAGTGGCTACGAGAATCTGCCGACCCTGAATCCCATCCCAAGAGCTCCCTTCCCAGAAGCGGATGTTCCAGGTTTGATTGTTGGTTCCAGTTGGGATGGATCGACTCCATGGGTCTGGTCGACGGCCATGGCCAGAGCATTCCCCGCCATGCGGACGGTCCAAACCGTTGGGTCACAACATGGAACGGTGATCGGAGTGCAGTCAAGTTGTGTTCGTTCAGTGGTGAGTAAGTACTTGCTCAGCGCAGAGGTTCCCCGCCTCGATGTGACCTGTCCCTATGAACCCCCAAAAGTTGAGCAGGAGTTTCCGTGA
- a CDS encoding DUF3764 family protein produces the protein METTVWTFSLSVPFAEWAAIYDSEDVAKMHADAGIQSLFRGVSKEDPSKVCAVQKAPVGVAQKLFEDNKEMIAGAGHVIESTVIHAYADA, from the coding sequence ATGGAAACCACGGTCTGGACCTTCAGTCTGAGCGTTCCCTTCGCCGAATGGGCCGCGATTTACGACAGTGAGGATGTGGCCAAGATGCATGCCGATGCAGGTATCCAATCATTGTTTCGAGGCGTGAGCAAAGAGGATCCCTCTAAGGTCTGCGCTGTCCAGAAAGCTCCTGTTGGTGTTGCTCAAAAGCTTTTTGAAGACAACAAGGAGATGATCGCTGGTGCTGGCCATGTCATCGAGAGCACGGTGATCCATGCCTATGCCGATGCCTGA